Proteins from one Candidatus Binatus sp. genomic window:
- the yecR gene encoding YecR family lipoprotein produces the protein MNFTPTIFACSLASLICLAGCAAQKEWAATGGSRADGTVELAYEYGMFEEPQVNEEQGVDLATSMCGGWGYTASQAFGGTMSKCEAANAYGNCLRTLVTRKYQCLGAPGVSVAPQRVPVALPPAQPNPAQPQINLNANTVASGTIQGAPAAQGTSSAPGNAAPVANPNLGNQWHESEQW, from the coding sequence GTGAATTTTACTCCTACGATATTCGCTTGCAGTTTAGCGAGCTTAATTTGCCTCGCTGGCTGCGCGGCACAGAAGGAATGGGCCGCCACCGGTGGAAGCCGCGCCGACGGGACGGTAGAACTAGCCTACGAGTATGGCATGTTTGAGGAACCGCAGGTCAACGAGGAGCAAGGCGTGGACCTCGCCACTTCGATGTGCGGGGGCTGGGGATATACAGCATCGCAGGCGTTCGGCGGTACAATGAGCAAATGCGAAGCAGCCAACGCCTACGGCAACTGCCTCCGCACTCTGGTGACGCGCAAGTATCAGTGCTTGGGCGCTCCCGGGGTTTCAGTTGCTCCTCAAAGAGTGCCGGTCGCCTTGCCCCCAGCGCAACCGAACCCAGCACAGCCGCAGATCAACCTCAATGCAAATACCGTGGCGTCCGGGACCATTCAGGGGGCTCCTGCTGCGCAAGGAACGTCATCCGCCCCGGGGAATGCTGCTCCGGTTGCGAATCCAAATTTGGGCAATCAATGGCATGAATCCGAACAGTGGTGA